TAAATTGCAGCGCAGAAGAACTCAGCCGACAAGCTGATCTAGCCATGTATCAAGCTAAACATCATGGCCGTAATTGCTATTATGTGTTTAATGATCAAATGTCAGTAGATTTAGCGGCTCGATTACAGTTAGAAGCTGAGTTAAAGCAAGCCATAACTGAACAGCAATTTAGTTTAAGTTTGCAGCCTAAAGTATGTTTAACTAAGCGCAAATTACATAGTTTTGAAGCCTTATTACGTTGGCAACATCCTACCCGAGGCACCGTGCCACCCGATCTTTTTATTGATGCTTTAGAGCAAGCTCAGTTAATGGTGGATGTTGGTTATTGGGTATTTGAGCGTAGTTGTCAGTTATGTGTACAAATGATGCAGCAAGGTTTAACCGATGTTGTTATGGCTGTAAATTTATCGGCAACTCAATTTCTACAAGTCGATTTAGCCGACAATTTTGCACGGATACTGGCTAAGTATCAGTTAAATGGCGCTCAATTTGAATTAGAGCTAACAGAAAGCACTTTAGTTAATAATGTCAGCCAAACCTTAGACATTATGCATCAATTAAAAGCCCTAGGTTTTGCTTTTGCTATTGATGACTTTGGCACCGGTTATTCGTCACTTAATTACCTAAAACGGATGCCAGTAGACACTATTAAAATTGATAAAAGCTTTATTCAAGGTATGCAAGATAATGAAGCTGACTTACAAATTGTAATTTCTACCATTGCTATGGTGCATAAGCTTGGTTTACAAGTTGTTGCCGAAGGAGTAGAAACGGCAGAAAATGTTGCTCAATTACGCTATTATCAATGTGACATTTTGCAGGGCTATTATTTTTCTCGGCCAATTCCAGAAACAGAAATTAATGAATTTATTCAACAAGTATTAACGCAGCAATGGCCGCAGGCATTGTTGCAATAGTAAGCGTAAATTTAAAAAACAGGGTTAACCGATGCAGTGGCAAGTAGTGACATTTTCTCAATTAGATACCTTAACCTTATATAGCTTATTGCAGCTTAGAGTCGATGTGTTTGTGGTTGAGCAGAACTGTCCATATCCTGAACTTGACGATCGAGATCTGGAATTAAATACTCGACATATTATATTGAAAAAAGGCGACAAAGTTATCGCTTACGCTAGAGTGCTTGCACCGGGCGTGGTGTTTGAAGATTATCCAGCCATTGGCCGGGTTTGTGTGTCGCAAACCGCCAGACGTTTAAGTTTAGGCCAAGTGCTAGTTGAAAAAAGTATTGATGTAATAGCACAACTTTGGCCCGCCACCGATATCTATATTTCTGCCCAGTGTTATTTAGAACAATTTTATCAACAGCTAGGGTTTAATGCCGCTGGCGAATCTTACCTTGAAGATGATATTCCGCATATCACCATGATCTTACCTAGAGCTTAATTCGTTTTGTCGACCACATAGCGGCCCTTGTTAGCGCTCTTGCTGAGTAGGCTTATAAAGTTGCTCGGCAGTGTTAAACAGTATCCAGCTAGTAAGAATATATTTATCGTTTGATTTTGGAATGCAGCCGCGATGAGTATGGGTAAAGTAAGCCGGAGCAATCACCATACGGCCTGTTTTCGGTGTAATGCTTTTTTGTTGATAATAAAACTCGGTTTCGCCACCTTCAGTGACATCATTTAAATAAAACATAAACAACAAGGCACGGTGTAAAGGTTCTGTGCTGCCTTGTTGTGGATAAACCTCTGAGTGCCAATAATTATAATTCCCCTTACCTGCTTGATACTTTTGGGCTTGAACAGGCCCCAATCGATACAACATGCGCATAAAATCGACCGCTTTAGGTTCACCTAGCTCGGCATAATTATCTTGGGTAATAGCGACCGGTTGCCCAGTTTTAGGGTGTTGGATAGTTAAGCCAACGGGGCCGATTAGCGCAAAATGATATTTCTTAAAATACTCTAGGGCGAAATGCGTGGTCGCTTGCCAAATGTGCTGTAATTGTTGCTGATATTCAGGATGCTGATACAGATATAAATCTGTGCTGTTTTTCTTACTGGTATCAACGCCACCACCGGTTCGGCCTGCCGTCGTATGCGGGCTGGCATCAAAGGTTTTGATTAACTGCTGACAAAACTCAGCACTGAGTGCATTGTCATAAATCTCGATAAAATCAGGCGTAGACTCGTTCATACATTCATATCCAGCAAACAGTAATGTTAGGTTTTAATTACCATACTGTATTTGCCATGGTGACGAAAGAGCGAATTGCTTGTTATAGTCTAGCGCTGTTATCTGTTTAATAAATCTATTTATTTGAGGTGCTCATGTTTACTGAAACCCTACAGCCACGCTTTTCTGATACCGATGCCTTAGGCCATATTAATAACACCGTATTTGCGGTCTGGTTTGAAGGCGCTCGCCAAGGCGTATTTCGTATTTTCACCCCAGAATTAGATTTACAGCATTGGCCATTAATAGTGGCTAGCGTAAAGCTAGATTATCACGCCCAAACCCATTATGGCGCTGAAGTAGAACTGCGTACTTATATTAGTCGCATTGGTGGCAGCTCGTTCGACGTTTATCAAGAAGCATGGCAACACGGAGTGAAAACGGTATCGGGCACGGCGGTGATGGTGCAGTTTGATTATAGTAATAACAAAGCTAAACCCTTGAATAACAGCCAGCTTGAGCAATTACAGCAGCACAGCTATTCAGCATAGTGATACATATACCATGAAGCCGAGTATAGAGTGTAATTACCGCAATGCAGCTTGATCTGGTCGTAAAAAACTAGCGCATAAAAACACTGGCTACTAAGCTAAAACCTGATTTAACCTAAGAGTTTGGCCATGAAAAAAGTATTTATAAGCATTACTGTTGGTGTCAGTTTATTCTGCACTGGCGCAGCACATAGCTACGATCGAATCACAGGCCAGCCGTTTGCTAGCCGCTCTGAAGTTATCGCCCCTAATGTTATGGCGGCGACTAGTCAGCCATTAGCCACCCAAGTTGCACTAGATATTATGCGTCAAGGCGGTAATGCCATCGATGCGGCTATAGCGGCAAATGCCGCTTTAGGCTTAATGGAGCCGACAGGAAACGGTATAGGGGGTGACTTATATGCCATTGTTTGGCACGAAGAAAGCCAAAAATTGTTTGGTTTAAATGCCTCGGGTCGCTCGCCACTAAGCTTAAGTTATGACATGTTGGCAAATGAGCTTAAAAAGCTGGGCCGCAGCGATTTACCGCCACATGGCATGTTGCCTATTAGTGTCCCCGGCACAGTAGATGGTTGGTTTGAACTGCATAACAAGTTTGGCAGCTTGGCCATGGCTGATATTTTAAAGCCGGCTATTAATTATGCCGAGCAAGGTTTTCCTGTCAGTGAGGTTATTGCCTATTACTGGGATCGCAGCGTACCTGTATTAAGTAAGCAACCGGGCGACTTTGTCGGTACTTATACTATCAATGGTAAAGCACCAGCTAAAGGCGAGATGTTTAAAAACCCGGCCTTAGCCAGTACCTTAACTAAATTAGCTCAAAGCGGTCGCGATGCCTTTTATAAAGGTGATATAGCAGTAGAAATTGATCGTTTTATGCGTGCCAATGGCGGCTATTTACGTTTTGCTGATTTTTCTAACCATCGTTCTACTTGGGTTGAACCCGTTGGTGTAGATTACAAAGGGTATACATTGTGGGAATTACCACCCAATGGTCAAGGTATAGCGGCACTACAAATGCTGCAGATTTTAAAAAACTTTGATTTAGCCAAAACCGGTTTTAATACTCCAGAGAGTTTACATTTACTGGTAGAAGCAAAAAAACTCGCCTTTGAAGATAGGGCTAAGTTTTATGCCGATCAAGATTTTAATCAAAGCCCGATTGCCGGTTTAATCTCTGCCGAATATGGCCGTGAACGGGCGAAACTCATTACCGATAAAGCCGCAAAACGGGTAGATGCTGGTAACCCAAACTTATACCAAGGCGACACTATTTATATGACCACTGCCGACAAAGACGGCAATATGGTGTCGTTAATTCAAAGTAATTATCGCGGTATGGGCTCTGGTGTTGTGGTGCCAGGTTTAGGGTTTATTTTTCAAGATCGCGGTCAATTATTCTCAATGGATAAACAGCATGCCAATGCCTACCAACCCGGCAAGCGGCCATTTAACACGATTATCCCGGCCTTTATAACTAAAGACAACAAGCCGTTAATTAGCTTTGGTGTCATGGGCGGTGCTATGCAGCCGCAAGGCCACGTCCAAGTGTTAATTAATATTGCTGATTACGGTATGAACCTGCAAGAGGCGGGTGACGCTGCACGTTGGCAACACTTAGGTAGCACTGAACCTACAGATGGCAGCGCAATGTATCTGGAAAACGGTGGCTATATTGAAGTTGAGCGTGGTGTGCCGTATCAAACTGTGCGCGAATTAATGAACAAAGGCCACGATGTTCGCTATGGCTTAGGCGGTTATGGAGGCTATCAAGCCATCATGCGTGATGATAAAAATAAAGTCTGGATTGGCGCGTCTGAATCACGTAAAGACGGTCAAGCCGCTGGATATTAATAGCTGATTTCACTAATGATAAACACTAAATAATACAGCACTAAATAATAAAGCCGCGAAGGTAGTGCGCGGCTTTATTTTAGTTGTCTGAAGGCTTAATTGAACGGTTAACTTAGTTGAACTTTTACATCACCTTTTTCAGTTATGCTATTAATGGCTTGCTGAATATCACCATTAAAATCAGTACAAAGCTCAGCATAACTATGACGTAATTTTAGCCGCTCTATGGTTTTCATATAGCGCAATACGTCTTCTTTACTGGTTAAAATTAACCGCGGCACCCGAATATTATTGCCCTGAGCATCTTTAGCAATCATCGTAAAATAAGATGAATTACAATGGGTTACCTTGCCGGTTTGAATGTTTTGGGCATCAACTCGGATACCGATTACCATCGAACTATTACCGACATAGTTTACCGAAGCTTTTAACGTCACAAGCTCGCCAACTTCAATGGGATTTAAAAAATCAACTCTATCCACCGAGGCTGTTACACAATACAAACCACTAAACTTTGAGCCACAAGCAAAAGCAATTTGGTCCATTAACGATAGTAAGTAACCACCATGAATTTTACCGCTAAAATTTGAATGTGATGGCAACATTAGCTGCGACAGTGTTACCCGTGAGCTATTGGTTTTTTGATAATTATCGGTCATGTTTACTCTTAACTTAAGCCGGTTAGGGCAATTAATTTAACGTTGTGCTATCGGGCTTATCTTGCACTAAAATCCACGGTGAAATCACCACTGCCCATAAGGTTGTTGCTTGATCGAACCATTGCTGAGCTTGTTCTTTGCTGGTGCGACTAATGCTGTTATTGGCTAACCAGCTTGCGACTTGTTGCTTATCATCTTGGTTAAAAACAAACGCAACATCAATTAAATCCAGTTCTGGCTGCACCGTAATCACTGAGCCTGCAGCATAAAATTTTTGTAACTCTAACCAGCTTATTTGTGCTGTTTCGCTAATAATTTTTGCTCTAATTAATGCCGGATCTTCAGCATCTTCTGCCAAGTGGGCGTCAGGTGGTGTTGTACTCATCTGGATCTCTCTTTCATATTTAAATATTTTATGCATTAATTTATATACTTACTGCAATATTAATCGCTTGCAGGCCTAATCTTCATCTTGCTCTTGTTCATTAACTTGGGCAGCGCTTAGGTCATGCTTTTTGAGTAGTTTATACAAATCTGTCCGGTTTCGCCCAGCTAATTCGGCGGCTCGGGTAACATTACCATCGGTCATTTTTAATACCCGGATTAAATACTGGCGTTCAAACTGATCTCTAGCTTCGCTTAAGGGCGGCCAATAACTACTATTTTGTGATAAAGCTTGCTCGACTTGCGCTGCGCCAATCACCGGGCTATTGGTCAGTGCTACGCACTGTTCTACCACGTTAACCAATTGACGCACATTTCCCGGCCACTTAGCTGTGGCCAGTAATTGCAAAGCATCATCAGAAAAACGGCTAACATCAACCTGATGCCGAGCTATGCTTTGTTGCAACACATGCCGGGCTAATAACGGTATATCTTCTGGGCGTTGTTGTAAGGTGGGTAACGGTAAGTTAACAACATTTAAGCGGTAATATAAATCTTCGCGAAAACTACCATCGGCCATAGCATGCTGTAAATCACGATGGGTCGCTGACAACACCCTAACATCAATGCTAAAGGTTTTAGTGCTACCCACGGGACGAATTTGTCGCTCTTGCAATACTCGCAGCAATTTAACTTGCAACGGAGCAGGCATATCGCCAATTTCATCTAAAAATAAAGTACCGCCATCGGCTTCACGAAATAACCCGCCATGCTCGGTTACCGCGCCGGTAAAGGCACCTTTAGTGTGGCCAAACAACTCAGACTCTAATAAATGCTCAGGTAAGGCACCACAGTTAATAGCCACAAAAGGTTTTTTTGCGCGTGGGCTGGCTTT
The sequence above is drawn from the Rheinheimera salexigens genome and encodes:
- a CDS encoding 2OG-Fe(II) oxygenase, which translates into the protein MNESTPDFIEIYDNALSAEFCQQLIKTFDASPHTTAGRTGGGVDTSKKNSTDLYLYQHPEYQQQLQHIWQATTHFALEYFKKYHFALIGPVGLTIQHPKTGQPVAITQDNYAELGEPKAVDFMRMLYRLGPVQAQKYQAGKGNYNYWHSEVYPQQGSTEPLHRALLFMFYLNDVTEGGETEFYYQQKSITPKTGRMVIAPAYFTHTHRGCIPKSNDKYILTSWILFNTAEQLYKPTQQER
- a CDS encoding GNAT family N-acetyltransferase; this encodes MQWQVVTFSQLDTLTLYSLLQLRVDVFVVEQNCPYPELDDRDLELNTRHIILKKGDKVIAYARVLAPGVVFEDYPAIGRVCVSQTARRLSLGQVLVEKSIDVIAQLWPATDIYISAQCYLEQFYQQLGFNAAGESYLEDDIPHITMILPRA
- a CDS encoding DUF2288 domain-containing protein translates to MSTTPPDAHLAEDAEDPALIRAKIISETAQISWLELQKFYAAGSVITVQPELDLIDVAFVFNQDDKQQVASWLANNSISRTSKEQAQQWFDQATTLWAVVISPWILVQDKPDSTTLN
- a CDS encoding sigma 54-interacting transcriptional regulator — protein: MASPKPRLLLVDDDPSLLRLLTLRLEGEGYQVFSADSAETALTLLPKHSPDVVLSDLRMPGLDGMSLFDEIAKRYAGLPVVLMTAHGSIPEAVAATQRGVFGFLTKPLNHAELRDILHRAVRQSVPEQAEWRSEIVTRAKVMEDVLEQAYRVAQRDVSVLITGASGTGKELLAKAIHKASPRAKKPFVAINCGALPEHLLESELFGHTKGAFTGAVTEHGGLFREADGGTLFLDEIGDMPAPLQVKLLRVLQERQIRPVGSTKTFSIDVRVLSATHRDLQHAMADGSFREDLYYRLNVVNLPLPTLQQRPEDIPLLARHVLQQSIARHQVDVSRFSDDALQLLATAKWPGNVRQLVNVVEQCVALTNSPVIGAAQVEQALSQNSSYWPPLSEARDQFERQYLIRVLKMTDGNVTRAAELAGRNRTDLYKLLKKHDLSAAQVNEQEQDED
- a CDS encoding acyl-CoA thioesterase — protein: MFTETLQPRFSDTDALGHINNTVFAVWFEGARQGVFRIFTPELDLQHWPLIVASVKLDYHAQTHYGAEVELRTYISRIGGSSFDVYQEAWQHGVKTVSGTAVMVQFDYSNNKAKPLNNSQLEQLQQHSYSA
- a CDS encoding acyl-CoA thioesterase, which produces MTDNYQKTNSSRVTLSQLMLPSHSNFSGKIHGGYLLSLMDQIAFACGSKFSGLYCVTASVDRVDFLNPIEVGELVTLKASVNYVGNSSMVIGIRVDAQNIQTGKVTHCNSSYFTMIAKDAQGNNIRVPRLILTSKEDVLRYMKTIERLKLRHSYAELCTDFNGDIQQAINSITEKGDVKVQLS
- the ggt gene encoding gamma-glutamyltransferase; translated protein: MKKVFISITVGVSLFCTGAAHSYDRITGQPFASRSEVIAPNVMAATSQPLATQVALDIMRQGGNAIDAAIAANAALGLMEPTGNGIGGDLYAIVWHEESQKLFGLNASGRSPLSLSYDMLANELKKLGRSDLPPHGMLPISVPGTVDGWFELHNKFGSLAMADILKPAINYAEQGFPVSEVIAYYWDRSVPVLSKQPGDFVGTYTINGKAPAKGEMFKNPALASTLTKLAQSGRDAFYKGDIAVEIDRFMRANGGYLRFADFSNHRSTWVEPVGVDYKGYTLWELPPNGQGIAALQMLQILKNFDLAKTGFNTPESLHLLVEAKKLAFEDRAKFYADQDFNQSPIAGLISAEYGRERAKLITDKAAKRVDAGNPNLYQGDTIYMTTADKDGNMVSLIQSNYRGMGSGVVVPGLGFIFQDRGQLFSMDKQHANAYQPGKRPFNTIIPAFITKDNKPLISFGVMGGAMQPQGHVQVLINIADYGMNLQEAGDAARWQHLGSTEPTDGSAMYLENGGYIEVERGVPYQTVRELMNKGHDVRYGLGGYGGYQAIMRDDKNKVWIGASESRKDGQAAGY